In Mercurialis annua linkage group LG6, ddMerAnnu1.2, whole genome shotgun sequence, the following are encoded in one genomic region:
- the LOC126686135 gene encoding ABC transporter G family member 23: MASCFTKQGIEEDSIILFSTSSDHSHEESASSSSSSPHSPPPPSPPSPPPPSHHSQISYRLTVTNLSYTISPSNSMSSSFFHFLQNPNPINILHSVSFQAISSEILAIVGPSGTGKSSLLRFISGRVKDKDFTPKSISINDRYISNPSHLRKICGFVAQEDNLLPLLTVQETLMYSAKFRLKGLSMSSKDREKLVESLMMELKLSHVAHSFVGDEEKRGISGGERKRVSIGVEMIHNPAILILDEPTSGLDSSSAFQVIDLLSTMAKEKSRTIVLSIHQPSYRILRFIHKFLILSHGSVVHNGSLDSLEQTISNLGFQIPIQLNPLEFAMEIIHTLEDSSTHMITCPFENNNDESFGDQFNYEDIKKKGIFYDYFNLFEIIYLCSRFWKVIYRTKQLFLARTMQAIVGGLGLGSVYIKVRKDEGGITERLGFFAFSLSFLLSSTVEALPIYLQERKILMKESSRGAYKISSYMIANTIIFIPFLFAVAILFSVPVYWLVGLNPSISAFIFFNFIVWLIILMASSLVLFLSAISPDFISGNSLISTILGAFFLFSGYFIPKENIPKYWMFMYYVSIYRYPLDCLLINEYWSMRSECFSWKNDECLISGDDVLKSRGLDKDIRWINVGIMLGFFVFYRLLCWIILARRASKSTI, from the coding sequence atggCTTCTTGTTTCACCAAACAAGGCATAGAAGAAGACTCAATTATTCTCTTCTCTACTTCTTCTGATCATTCCCATGAGGAATCCGCCAGCTCCTCCTCTTCTTCTCCCCACTCACCACCACCGCCGTCACCTCCATCGCCACCACCGCCGTCTCACCATTCTCAAATATCTTACAGACTTACAGTAACAAATCTTTCCTACACCATATCTCCTAGTAACTCAatgtcttcttctttttttcactttctacaaaaccctaaccctattAACATACTCCATTCTGTCTCTTTCCAAGCAATAAGCTCCGAGATTCTTGCCATTGTCGGTCCCAGCGGTACAGGAAAATCTAGTCTTCTTCGGTTTATATCCGGAAGAGTAAAAGATAAAGATTTTACTCCCAAAAGTATATCGATAAATGATCGATATATATCCAATCCTTCTCATTTGAGGAAGATTTGTGGGTTTGTAGCACAAGAAGATAATCTACTTCCTTTACTTACGGTGCAAGAAACATTAATGTATAGTGCAAAATTTAGGCTCAAAGGGTTAAGTATGAGCTCAAAAGATAGAGAAAAATTAGTAGAAAGTTTGATGATGGAGCTTAAACTTTCTCATGTTGCTCATAGTTTTGTTGGTGATGAAGAAAAAAGAGGAATTTCTGGTggagaaagaaaaagagtaTCAATTGGTGTTGAAATGATTCATAATCCTGCAATTTTAATTCTTGATGAGCCAACTTCTGGATTAGATAGTAGTTCAGCTTTTCAAGTTATTGATCTTCTTTCAACAATGgcaaaagaaaaatcaagaacaaTTGTGTTATCTATTCACCAACCTAGCTATAGAATTCTAAGATTCATTCACAAATTTTTAATCTTATCTCATGGTTCTGTTGTTCATAATGGTAGCTTGGATTCACTGGAGCAAACTATTTCTAATTTGGGATTTCAAATTCCGATTCAGTTAAATCCTCTCGAATTCGCAATGGAAATCATACATACACTTGAAGATTCCTCAACTCATATGATCACATGTCCTTTCGAAAACAATAATGATGAATCATTTGGTGATCAATTTAATTATGAAGATATCAAGAAAAAGGGTATTTTTTatgactattttaatttatttgagattatttatttatgttcaAGATTTTGGAAGGTTATTTATAGGACAAAGCAACTTTTCTTGGCAAGAACAATGCAAGCAATTGTTGGAGGATTAGGGTTAGGTAGCGTGTATATCAAGGTAAGAAAAGATGAAGGAGGAATTACCGAAAGATTAGGGTTTTTTGCTTTTAGCTTAAGCTTTCTCTTATCTTCAACAGTTGAAGCACTTCCAATTTATCTTCAAGAAAGGAAAATTCTAATGAAAGAATCATCAAGAGGAGCTTATAAAATCTCTTCTTATATGATAGCTAACACCATAATTTTCATCCCGTTTTTATTCGCCGTCGCGATTCTCTTCTCCGTGCCGGTTTACTGGCTCGTCGGACTTAATCCTTCAATTTCCgccttcatcttcttcaattttaTAGTTTGGCTTATTATTTTAATGGCCAGTTCTTTAGTTCTTTTCTTAAGCGCAATATCGCCCGATTTCATATCGGgaaattctttgatttccaCAATTCTTGGagctttttttctattttcaggCTATTTCATTCCGAAGGAGAACATACCTAAGTACTGGATGTTCATGTATTATGTTTCTATTTATAGATATCCATTAGATTGTCTTTTAATAAATGAGTATTGGAGTATGAGAAGTGAGTGTTTTTCTTGGAAAAATGATGAATGTTTGATTAGTGGTGATGATGTGTTGAAGAGTAGAGGACTTGATAAGGATATTAGGTGGATTAATGTTGGAATTATGTTGGGGTTTTTTGTGTTTTATCGTTTGCTTTGTTGGATCATTCTTGCTCGAAGGGCTTCAAAATCAactatttga